A portion of the Micromonospora vinacea genome contains these proteins:
- a CDS encoding ACT domain-containing protein: MLDIALLPGEYAVCRLPAGTTVPYALSSGLRGADVVTVSWTSDGISVICPADRAPAQAVLETTWRCLRVTAPVALAATGSLAALVDPLAEARVSAVTFSTFDTDYLLVPTVRLAEGTAALQRAGHRVTG, translated from the coding sequence ATGCTCGATATCGCTCTGCTGCCGGGGGAATACGCTGTGTGCCGGTTGCCGGCCGGCACCACAGTGCCGTACGCGCTGTCGAGTGGGCTGCGCGGCGCGGACGTGGTGACGGTGAGCTGGACCTCCGACGGGATCTCCGTGATCTGCCCGGCCGACCGGGCACCTGCGCAGGCCGTGCTGGAAACGACCTGGCGCTGCCTCCGGGTCACCGCCCCGGTGGCGCTGGCCGCCACCGGCAGCCTGGCCGCGCTCGTCGACCCGCTCGCCGAGGCCCGGGTCAGCGCCGTCACCTTCTCCACGTTCGACACCGACTACCTGCTGGTGCCGACCGTCCGGCTCGCCGAGGGCACCGCCGCGCTCCAGCGCGCCGGGCATCGCGTCACCGGCTGA
- the pheA gene encoding prephenate dehydratase, whose amino-acid sequence MPGTPPTRFVFLGPEGTFAEQALRSVPAAERGTRTPARSVGEALDSVRAGDADAALVPLENSIGGAVGVTLDEMAEGEPLVITREVILSVEFVLAARPGTSLTSIRTVAAHPQASTQCRGWLRDHLPDAVVVDVLSNGAAAAGAGAGEYDAAICAPIGAARHRLTTLADKIADHPDAVTRFALVSRPGPPPPPTGDDLTSLAVYIAHDRVGALLSVLMELAVRGVNLTRIESRPTGEALGRYVFFLDCTGHVADVRLGEALQGLRRVCADVRFLGSYPRHRWAEAGERPVPAPAGLSDVDYADAAAWLARLRTGELT is encoded by the coding sequence ATGCCGGGAACACCGCCGACACGTTTCGTCTTCCTCGGGCCGGAGGGCACCTTCGCCGAGCAGGCACTGCGCTCCGTACCCGCCGCCGAGCGCGGCACCCGTACGCCCGCCCGCAGCGTCGGAGAGGCGCTGGACAGCGTCCGCGCCGGCGACGCCGACGCCGCGCTGGTGCCACTGGAGAACTCGATTGGCGGCGCGGTGGGCGTCACGCTGGACGAGATGGCCGAGGGCGAGCCGTTGGTGATCACCCGGGAGGTGATCCTGTCGGTGGAGTTCGTGCTCGCCGCGCGGCCCGGCACCTCGCTGACGTCGATCCGCACCGTGGCGGCCCATCCACAGGCGTCCACCCAGTGCCGGGGCTGGCTGCGCGACCACCTGCCCGACGCCGTGGTGGTCGACGTGCTCTCCAACGGCGCGGCCGCCGCCGGTGCCGGCGCGGGTGAGTACGACGCGGCGATCTGCGCTCCGATCGGAGCCGCACGGCACCGACTCACCACACTTGCCGACAAGATCGCCGATCACCCTGACGCGGTGACCCGGTTCGCGCTGGTGTCCCGCCCCGGGCCGCCACCGCCGCCGACCGGTGACGACCTCACCTCGCTCGCCGTCTACATCGCCCACGACCGGGTCGGCGCGCTGCTGTCCGTGCTGATGGAGTTGGCCGTCCGGGGGGTCAACCTGACCCGGATCGAGTCCCGTCCGACCGGCGAGGCGCTGGGCCGGTACGTCTTCTTCCTGGACTGCACCGGTCACGTGGCCGACGTACGCCTGGGCGAGGCGTTGCAGGGGCTCCGGAGGGTCTGTGCCGACGTCCGCTTCCTGGGCTCCTATCCCCGGCACCGGTGGGCCGAGGCGGGCGAACGCCCGGTGCCCGCGCCGGCGGGCCTCTCCGACGTCGACTACGCCGACGCGGCGGCCTGGCTGGCCCGCCTGCGTACCGGTGAGTTGACCTGA
- a CDS encoding AIM24 family protein — MRSELFSAENLEKESAQPGMRLQNSKMLKIELNGEAMARVGSMVAYQGNVQFQALGSGGLGKFLKQKLTGEGVPLMKVSGQGDVFLAELAKDVHIIDLEPGDALSINGSSVLAFDSTLQYDIRMVGGAGMASSSGLFNCVFSGYGRIAITTKGTPVVLNVDAPTYVDPQAAVCWSANLQTGYHRAEQLGLGTLLGRRTGESFTMSFAGQGFVVVQPSEEPPVLGSGQQQQEGGLLGGLLS, encoded by the coding sequence ATGCGCAGCGAGCTGTTCTCCGCGGAGAATCTGGAGAAGGAGTCCGCGCAGCCCGGCATGCGGTTGCAGAACTCCAAGATGTTGAAGATCGAGCTCAACGGCGAGGCGATGGCCCGGGTCGGGTCGATGGTCGCCTACCAGGGGAACGTGCAGTTCCAGGCACTGGGCTCAGGCGGGCTCGGCAAGTTCCTCAAGCAGAAGCTCACCGGCGAGGGCGTCCCGCTGATGAAGGTCTCCGGCCAGGGTGACGTCTTCCTCGCCGAGCTGGCCAAGGACGTGCACATCATCGACCTGGAGCCGGGCGACGCCCTCTCCATCAACGGCAGCAGCGTGCTCGCCTTCGACTCCACCCTCCAGTACGACATCAGGATGGTCGGCGGCGCCGGGATGGCGTCCTCGTCCGGTCTCTTCAACTGTGTGTTCAGCGGCTACGGGCGGATCGCCATCACCACCAAGGGCACCCCGGTCGTGCTGAACGTGGACGCCCCGACGTACGTCGACCCGCAGGCCGCGGTCTGCTGGTCGGCGAACCTCCAGACCGGCTACCACCGGGCCGAGCAGCTCGGCCTCGGCACACTGCTCGGCCGTCGCACCGGCGAGTCGTTCACGATGAGCTTCGCCGGTCAGGGCTTCGTGGTGGTGCAGCCGTCCGAGGAACCGCCGGTCCTGGGCAGCGGCCAGCAGCAGCAGGAGGGCGGTCTGCTCGGCGGTCTGCTGAGCTGA
- a CDS encoding metallopeptidase family protein, protein MEMSRERFEELVGEALDEVPEELLGLMNNVVILVEDDPPPGEVDLLGLYEGHALTERGWDYSGVLPDRIFIYRRPILRICDNDEDVIDEVAVTVVHEIAHHFGIDDARLHALGWG, encoded by the coding sequence GTGGAGATGAGCCGTGAGCGCTTCGAGGAGTTGGTCGGCGAAGCCCTCGACGAGGTGCCCGAAGAACTGCTCGGCCTGATGAACAACGTGGTGATCCTGGTCGAGGACGACCCGCCACCGGGCGAGGTCGACCTGCTCGGCCTCTACGAGGGGCATGCGCTCACCGAGCGCGGTTGGGACTACTCCGGCGTACTGCCCGACCGGATCTTCATCTATCGCCGTCCGATCCTGCGGATCTGCGACAACGACGAGGACGTCATCGACGAGGTGGCGGTGACAGTGGTGCACGAGATCGCCCACCACTTCGGCATCGACGACGCGCGGTTGCACGCGCTCGGCTGGGGCTGA
- a CDS encoding OsmC family protein, with the protein MPIRTASAQWQGNLTEGAGTIRTGKGGLSGNYSFKSRFEEGEGTNPEELIAAAHAGCFSMAFSKGLADAGSTATSVETTAKVHLDKTDAGMTVTRIELETVGQVPGIDEAEFQKLAEAAKANCPISRLLSPGAEITLNARLAA; encoded by the coding sequence ATGCCTATCCGTACCGCTTCAGCACAATGGCAGGGCAATCTCACCGAGGGCGCGGGCACCATCCGCACCGGTAAGGGCGGCCTGTCCGGCAACTACTCCTTCAAGTCGCGCTTCGAGGAGGGTGAGGGCACCAACCCCGAGGAGCTGATCGCCGCAGCGCACGCCGGCTGCTTCTCGATGGCGTTCTCCAAGGGGCTTGCCGACGCGGGCTCCACGGCCACCTCGGTCGAGACCACCGCCAAGGTGCACCTGGACAAGACCGACGCTGGCATGACCGTGACCCGGATCGAGCTGGAGACCGTCGGCCAGGTCCCGGGGATCGACGAGGCCGAGTTCCAGAAGCTCGCCGAGGCCGCCAAGGCCAACTGCCCGATCTCCCGCCTGCTCTCGCCGGGTGCCGAGATCACCCTCAACGCCCGCCTGGCCGCCTGA
- a CDS encoding HAD family hydrolase: MTRPGLPKLIATDLDGTLVRSDDTVSAYTHGVLDRVRAAGIPVVGATGRGPRLTELTRNDIRAADFLVMAGGGRVVDQSDPTGPVVLRDERLPAEVLARLLADLEAEVGPLTVMVEASDEHDAPLWGDYHENWPYQDHFEARTRDECLACDVIKAFARTADHHVDELLAVARRIVPPQVATLTQAGLGFIEICPPGVDKATGLTVVAQTLGVDPADVLVFGDMPNDLPMFEWAGWSRVAVANAHPTLRAVADEVTLRNDDDGVAVYLDRLLSR, from the coding sequence ATGACCCGCCCGGGACTGCCCAAGTTGATCGCGACCGACCTCGACGGGACGCTGGTCCGCAGCGATGACACCGTCTCCGCGTACACCCATGGGGTGCTCGACCGGGTGCGCGCCGCCGGGATTCCGGTGGTCGGCGCGACCGGACGCGGCCCTCGGTTGACCGAGTTGACCCGCAACGACATCCGCGCCGCCGACTTCCTGGTGATGGCCGGCGGTGGCCGGGTGGTCGATCAGAGCGACCCGACCGGCCCGGTGGTGCTCCGCGACGAGCGGCTGCCCGCCGAGGTGCTGGCCCGGCTCCTCGCCGACCTTGAGGCGGAGGTCGGCCCGCTGACCGTGATGGTCGAGGCGTCCGACGAGCACGACGCCCCGCTGTGGGGCGACTACCACGAGAACTGGCCCTACCAGGACCATTTCGAGGCGCGCACGCGCGACGAGTGCCTCGCCTGCGACGTGATCAAGGCGTTCGCCCGGACCGCCGACCACCACGTGGACGAGTTGCTGGCCGTGGCCCGCCGGATCGTCCCGCCGCAGGTCGCCACGCTCACCCAGGCCGGGCTCGGCTTCATCGAGATCTGCCCGCCCGGCGTCGACAAGGCGACCGGGCTGACAGTGGTGGCGCAGACCCTCGGGGTCGACCCGGCCGACGTACTGGTCTTCGGTGACATGCCCAACGACCTGCCAATGTTCGAGTGGGCCGGCTGGTCGCGGGTGGCCGTGGCCAACGCGCACCCCACGCTGCGCGCCGTCGCCGACGAGGTGACCTTGCGCAACGACGACGACGGGGTGGCGGTGTACCTGGACCGGCTACTGTCCCGGTAA
- a CDS encoding HAD family hydrolase: MGDTPRLIATDIDGTLIRDDHTVSPRTADLLARISARGTPVVLVTGRPVRWLKMVYDQLARPLPAVCANGAVVYDPFEDEVVRADPLAPHHLAEVARRLRAEVPGISFAVEILDSREMRHEAHYPLRWDADANGIRPIATPEELLSAPAVKLLARAGEQDPDAFAELIATAVAGLAEATHSSSSGLVEISAAGVTKAAGLAWYCDQLGVAAADVLAFGDMPNDVPMLTWAGRGVAVANAHRAVLAVADDVTTANTEDGVAAYLEKVFGVD; this comes from the coding sequence ATGGGAGACACGCCCCGCCTCATCGCCACCGACATCGACGGCACGCTGATCCGCGACGACCACACCGTCAGCCCTCGCACCGCCGACCTGCTCGCGCGGATCTCCGCGCGAGGCACGCCGGTCGTCCTGGTCACCGGCCGTCCGGTCCGCTGGCTCAAGATGGTGTACGACCAGCTCGCCCGACCGCTGCCGGCGGTCTGCGCCAACGGCGCCGTGGTCTACGACCCGTTCGAGGACGAGGTGGTGCGGGCGGACCCGCTCGCCCCGCACCACCTGGCCGAGGTGGCCCGGAGGCTACGGGCCGAGGTGCCCGGGATCAGCTTCGCTGTGGAGATCCTGGACAGCCGGGAGATGCGGCACGAGGCGCACTACCCGCTGCGCTGGGACGCCGACGCCAACGGCATCCGGCCGATCGCGACGCCGGAGGAGTTGCTCTCGGCGCCGGCGGTGAAGCTCCTCGCCCGAGCGGGCGAGCAGGACCCGGATGCCTTCGCCGAGCTGATCGCCACGGCGGTGGCGGGGTTGGCCGAGGCCACGCACTCGTCCTCCTCCGGGCTGGTGGAGATCTCCGCGGCCGGGGTGACCAAGGCGGCGGGGCTGGCCTGGTACTGCGACCAGCTCGGGGTGGCCGCGGCGGACGTGCTGGCCTTCGGTGACATGCCCAACGACGTCCCGATGCTGACCTGGGCCGGTCGTGGCGTGGCGGTCGCCAACGCGCACCGCGCCGTCCTGGCGGTCGCCGACGACGTGACGACGGCGAACACCGAGGACGGCGTGGCGGCGTACCTGGAGAAGGTCTTCGGGGTGGACTGA
- a CDS encoding bacterial proteasome activator family protein — MDPMTEARSAGQNDEPGPDDSGHSGTVVVVGPDGRPIGTMQTDEGQGEDPTRLVEQPAKVMRIGSMIKQLLEEVKAAPLDDASRSRMREIHERSIVELKEGLAPELRDELERISLPFAEDKAPSEGELRIAHAQLVGWLEGLFHGIQAALVAQQMAARVQLEQMRGGRQALPSGPGGVVPGMPGIGQPGGGEGHNTGQYL; from the coding sequence ATGGACCCCATGACCGAAGCGCGCTCCGCTGGACAGAACGACGAGCCCGGCCCCGACGACTCCGGCCACTCCGGCACCGTTGTGGTGGTCGGTCCGGACGGCCGGCCGATCGGCACGATGCAGACCGACGAGGGCCAGGGTGAGGACCCGACCCGCCTGGTCGAACAGCCGGCCAAGGTGATGCGGATCGGCAGCATGATCAAGCAGTTGCTGGAGGAGGTGAAGGCCGCACCTCTCGACGACGCCAGCCGCAGCCGGATGCGGGAGATCCACGAGCGGTCGATCGTCGAGCTCAAGGAGGGCCTCGCCCCCGAGCTGCGCGACGAGCTGGAGCGCATCTCGCTGCCCTTCGCGGAGGACAAGGCTCCGAGTGAGGGCGAGCTGCGGATCGCGCACGCCCAGCTCGTCGGCTGGCTGGAGGGCCTGTTCCACGGCATCCAGGCGGCCCTGGTGGCCCAGCAGATGGCCGCCCGGGTGCAGCTGGAGCAGATGCGCGGCGGCCGGCAGGCGCTGCCCAGCGGCCCCGGCGGGGTCGTCCCCGGGATGCCGGGCATCGGCCAGCCGGGCGGCGGCGAGGGTCACAACACCGGTCAGTACCTCTGA
- a CDS encoding alpha/beta hydrolase family protein yields the protein MPVDPRAVLTRPAPEPDQTVAYGDDPDQVADLRLPPGTGPARPLVVVLHGGFWRAEYDRRHTGPLAAAVAAAGYPVAQLEYRRTGQPGGGWPGTLTDVLAGVAKLPALAAEALPGRVSRAAPILVGHSAGGHLALFAAATSPTTVSGVLALAPVADLSEAYRRDLDSGAVAALLGGGPAQVPDRYATADPRMLVPIRTRTVVVHGSDDLQVPVEMSRDFVAEARAAGSDISLVELPGCEHFGLIDPEAVAWPHVLAVLRSLHDDH from the coding sequence ATGCCTGTCGACCCGCGCGCCGTCTTGACCCGGCCCGCACCGGAGCCCGACCAGACGGTGGCGTACGGGGACGACCCGGATCAGGTGGCCGATCTGCGCCTCCCGCCGGGAACCGGGCCGGCCCGACCGCTGGTCGTCGTGCTGCACGGTGGGTTCTGGCGGGCCGAGTACGACCGGCGGCACACCGGCCCGCTGGCTGCGGCCGTCGCTGCTGCCGGTTACCCGGTGGCGCAGTTGGAGTACCGCCGCACCGGGCAGCCCGGAGGGGGCTGGCCGGGCACCCTGACCGACGTACTGGCCGGGGTGGCCAAGCTGCCGGCGCTGGCTGCCGAGGCCCTGCCCGGCCGGGTGAGCCGGGCCGCGCCGATCCTGGTCGGGCACTCCGCCGGCGGCCACCTGGCTCTCTTCGCGGCGGCCACCTCCCCGACGACGGTGAGCGGGGTGCTCGCGCTGGCGCCGGTGGCCGATCTGAGCGAGGCGTACCGGCGAGATCTGGACTCGGGCGCGGTCGCCGCGCTGCTCGGCGGCGGCCCGGCGCAGGTCCCGGACCGGTACGCGACGGCGGATCCACGGATGTTGGTACCGATACGAACACGCACAGTGGTTGTGCACGGCTCGGACGATCTCCAGGTTCCGGTGGAGATGAGCCGGGATTTCGTCGCGGAGGCGCGTGCCGCCGGTTCCGATATCTCCCTTGTTGAACTGCCTGGATGCGAGCATTTCGGGCTGATCGACCCGGAGGCCGTCGCCTGGCCTCACGTGCTTGCTGTGTTGCGGTCCTTGCACGATGATCACTAG
- a CDS encoding ABC transporter substrate-binding protein, whose protein sequence is MSQMNRRRALQLLAALGTTGFVAGCGSDSDAESTADRSPIKIGLITPQAGGFKSIGDDITNGFQLFLDLHDQRLGGHPVELLTADEGDTAKTGKAAVEGLLKQGVLALTGVVNSAVMVGIKDTVEQARVPLIGSNASPSSLQSVFYIWRTSYVLDEAGKALGRYLREQLPANGRIAIIMPENVGSPDVVRGFRQEFGASDSRIRDAVTYTNATSTPGKTTYSSDITKALAKNPTAVFCFFAGAAAVEFIKQLREKFAGPIYAPGFLTEGTVLDNLKDNALGIQTALNYSADLNNTSNRVFASAYRKKYQVTPTTYAMASYDAAQVLDQAIQLTGGKPTPQQVNLALGKIGQIDSPRGIWQFNQPRTPQQKWYLREVQRDGQVMSNVLINELATLG, encoded by the coding sequence GTGTCGCAGATGAATCGCAGGCGGGCGCTCCAACTGTTGGCCGCGCTCGGTACCACCGGGTTCGTCGCCGGGTGTGGCTCAGACAGTGACGCCGAGTCGACGGCCGACCGCAGCCCGATCAAGATCGGGTTGATCACGCCGCAGGCCGGTGGTTTCAAGAGCATCGGCGACGACATCACCAATGGCTTCCAGCTCTTCCTCGACCTGCACGACCAGCGGCTGGGCGGCCACCCGGTCGAACTGCTGACCGCCGACGAGGGCGACACCGCGAAGACGGGCAAGGCCGCCGTCGAGGGTCTACTCAAGCAGGGCGTGCTGGCGCTCACCGGCGTGGTCAACTCGGCGGTGATGGTCGGCATCAAGGACACCGTGGAGCAGGCCCGGGTCCCGCTGATCGGCTCCAACGCCTCACCGAGCAGCCTGCAGAGCGTGTTCTACATCTGGCGGACCTCGTACGTGCTCGACGAGGCCGGCAAGGCGCTGGGCCGCTACCTGCGCGAGCAACTGCCGGCGAACGGCCGGATCGCGATCATCATGCCGGAGAACGTCGGCAGCCCGGACGTCGTCCGCGGCTTCCGGCAGGAGTTCGGCGCGAGCGACTCCCGGATCCGCGACGCGGTGACCTACACCAACGCCACCTCCACCCCCGGCAAGACGACGTACTCCTCGGACATCACCAAGGCGCTGGCCAAGAACCCCACGGCGGTCTTCTGCTTCTTCGCCGGGGCGGCCGCTGTGGAGTTCATCAAGCAGCTGCGCGAGAAGTTCGCCGGGCCGATCTACGCACCCGGCTTCCTCACCGAGGGCACCGTGCTGGACAACCTGAAGGACAACGCGCTGGGCATCCAGACCGCGCTGAACTACTCGGCCGACCTGAACAACACCTCGAACCGGGTCTTCGCCTCGGCGTACCGCAAGAAGTACCAGGTCACCCCCACCACCTACGCGATGGCGTCGTACGACGCGGCGCAGGTGCTCGACCAGGCCATCCAGCTGACCGGTGGAAAGCCCACGCCGCAGCAGGTCAACCTGGCCCTGGGCAAGATCGGCCAGATCGACAGCCCGCGCGGCATCTGGCAGTTCAACCAGCCGCGCACCCCGCAGCAGAAGTGGTACCTGCGCGAGGTGCAGCGCGACGGTCAGGTCATGTCGAACGTGCTGATCAACGAGCTGGCCACGCTGGGCTGA
- the ddaH gene encoding dimethylargininase, with the protein MVTVNQQRFPRKRTYLMCSPEYFAVEYAINPWMDVTTPVDRDLAVKQWDRLRETLVGLGHEVHLLSPEQGLPDMVYAANGGFMVDGSVYGARFKHEQRAAEAAAHHAFYEAQGWRFIAPSETNEGEGDFAYVPEAHGGLILAGHGFRTEIPAHAEAQEALGRPVVSLRLIDPRFYHLDVALAAIDDTNVVYFPGAFSAASQRVLTQLFPDAVIADDEDAMAFGLNLVSDGANVVLNSEATRLAGKLKAAGYTPVPVELAELKKGGGSVKCCIAELRH; encoded by the coding sequence TTGGTGACCGTGAACCAGCAGCGTTTCCCGCGAAAGCGGACATATCTCATGTGCTCGCCGGAGTACTTCGCGGTCGAGTACGCGATCAACCCGTGGATGGACGTCACCACCCCGGTCGACCGGGACCTGGCCGTCAAGCAGTGGGACCGGCTGCGCGAGACGCTGGTCGGCCTCGGCCACGAGGTGCACCTGCTCAGCCCCGAGCAGGGCCTGCCCGACATGGTCTACGCCGCCAACGGCGGCTTCATGGTGGACGGCAGCGTCTACGGCGCCCGGTTCAAGCACGAGCAGCGGGCCGCCGAGGCCGCCGCTCACCACGCCTTCTACGAGGCGCAGGGCTGGCGGTTCATCGCACCCAGCGAGACCAACGAGGGCGAGGGCGACTTCGCCTACGTGCCGGAGGCGCACGGCGGGCTCATCCTGGCCGGGCACGGCTTCCGCACCGAGATCCCGGCGCACGCGGAGGCGCAGGAGGCGTTGGGCCGCCCGGTGGTGTCGCTGCGCCTGATCGACCCCCGCTTCTACCACCTGGACGTGGCGCTCGCGGCCATCGACGACACGAACGTCGTCTACTTCCCGGGCGCGTTCTCCGCGGCCAGCCAGCGGGTGCTCACCCAGCTCTTCCCGGACGCGGTGATCGCCGACGACGAGGACGCCATGGCCTTCGGGCTCAACCTGGTCAGCGACGGCGCGAACGTGGTGCTCAACAGCGAGGCCACCCGCCTGGCCGGCAAGCTCAAGGCGGCCGGGTACACCCCGGTCCCCGTCGAGCTGGCCGAGCTGAAGAAGGGCGGCGGCAGCGTGAAGTGCTGCATCGCCGAGTTGCGGCACTGA
- a CDS encoding Lrp/AsnC family transcriptional regulator, translated as MQIDAVDQRIIALLVADARASYADIGARVSLSAPAVKRRVDRLRATGVIRGFTAVVDPAAVGWTTEAFVELFCAGRTTPAQIGVAARRHPEVVGAYTVSGEADALVHLRAADIAHLEAALERLRAESFVTSTRSTIVLSRLVESPGVGPSAGTS; from the coding sequence TTGCAGATAGACGCGGTAGACCAGCGGATCATTGCGTTACTCGTCGCGGACGCCCGCGCGTCGTACGCCGACATCGGCGCTCGGGTGTCACTCTCCGCCCCAGCGGTCAAGCGCCGCGTCGACCGACTGCGCGCCACCGGCGTGATCAGGGGATTCACCGCCGTCGTTGACCCGGCCGCCGTCGGCTGGACCACCGAGGCGTTCGTCGAGCTGTTCTGCGCCGGCCGGACCACCCCCGCGCAGATCGGCGTGGCCGCCCGCCGACACCCCGAGGTGGTCGGCGCGTACACCGTCTCCGGGGAGGCGGACGCGCTCGTGCACCTGCGCGCCGCCGACATCGCCCATCTGGAGGCCGCGCTGGAGCGGCTGCGGGCCGAGTCCTTCGTGACCTCCACCCGCAGCACCATCGTGCTCTCCCGGCTGGTCGAATCGCCCGGCGTCGGCCCGTCCGCCGGCACCTCTTGA
- a CDS encoding zinc-binding dehydrogenase, which translates to MRAIWLREFGGPEVLVAGPAPDPVPGPGQVLIDVVHANITFIETQLRAGRPGPFRLTPPLIPGNGVGGVITAVGSDVDPALTGRRVVSATGGSGGYAERAAVDASAPIAVPAGLALDAAVALLADGRTATMLIEAVGVRPGDRVLVEAAAGGVGSLLVQLATRAGAQVIGAAGGRRKVDLLPGLGAELAVDYLLPEWAEQVRAAVGGVDVVLDGVGGPVARAAFDLLSPGGRMVSFGLASGEWAPVSAEAATARQVTVIRPDVPPARLRAYTEQALADAAAGRLRPLIGQRFPLERAADAHAAIEARATVGKTLLDVA; encoded by the coding sequence ATGCGGGCGATCTGGTTACGGGAGTTCGGCGGACCCGAGGTGCTGGTGGCCGGCCCCGCACCCGACCCGGTGCCCGGCCCCGGCCAGGTGCTGATCGACGTCGTGCACGCGAACATCACCTTCATCGAGACGCAACTGCGCGCCGGTCGCCCCGGCCCGTTCCGCCTCACCCCACCGCTGATCCCCGGCAACGGCGTCGGCGGGGTGATCACGGCAGTCGGGTCGGACGTCGACCCGGCGTTGACCGGGCGACGGGTGGTCAGCGCCACCGGAGGTTCCGGCGGTTACGCCGAACGCGCGGCCGTGGACGCGTCCGCGCCGATCGCGGTGCCGGCCGGGCTTGCGCTGGACGCGGCGGTCGCGCTGCTGGCCGACGGACGGACCGCCACCATGCTGATCGAGGCGGTCGGCGTCCGCCCAGGCGACCGGGTGCTGGTGGAAGCCGCGGCCGGCGGTGTGGGCAGCCTGTTGGTGCAGCTCGCGACCCGGGCCGGAGCCCAGGTGATCGGCGCGGCCGGTGGGCGACGCAAGGTGGACCTGCTACCCGGCCTGGGCGCCGAGCTGGCCGTCGACTACCTGCTGCCCGAGTGGGCCGAGCAGGTCCGCGCGGCGGTCGGCGGGGTCGACGTGGTGCTCGACGGGGTCGGCGGTCCGGTGGCCCGGGCCGCCTTCGACCTGCTCTCCCCGGGCGGCCGGATGGTCAGCTTCGGGTTGGCGAGCGGCGAGTGGGCCCCGGTGTCGGCGGAGGCCGCCACGGCACGGCAGGTCACAGTGATCCGCCCGGACGTGCCACCCGCCCGGCTGCGGGCGTACACCGAACAGGCCCTGGCGGACGCGGCGGCCGGCCGCCTCCGACCGCTCATCGGCCAACGTTTCCCGCTGGAACGCGCCGCCGACGCGCACGCCGCCATCGAGGCGCGCGCGACGGTCGGCAAGACCCTGCTGGACGTGGCCTGA
- a CDS encoding T3SS (YopN, CesT) and YbjN peptide-binding chaperone 1, with protein MTADHPSAPHGELPGASTEPAESILLDEPSTTDLRAKVTEAWREFARALAVRLRELPVGAHLDVTLDPTASGTGDAVYSISVDVDADRVLSARAVGNAALPAGYRLDRGAVADMVALGWSPPGVVAGSGGSFGLNATTAESTQVATLLSRTLRDVYGAPHPAFLVYLVHDAEGEPLAVEPLGTARSEFGPDADVEADLEEALAEAAAAQVERDDVLDLADRVRTVVSTMLKSDTDRLQIDSDGDITIRAGSAMVFVRVRDNPPLVDVFSPVLTEVEPTERLYVKLSELTNRMPIGRLYCADDTVWASIPVFGRNFQATHLMLAVQVMTGLADELDDRLHGEFGGKRFFGEGDKPVRRDESEHRTGMYL; from the coding sequence ATGACGGCTGACCACCCCTCGGCGCCGCACGGTGAGCTGCCCGGCGCTTCGACTGAGCCGGCGGAATCGATCCTGCTCGACGAGCCCAGCACCACCGACCTGCGGGCGAAGGTGACCGAGGCGTGGCGGGAGTTCGCCCGGGCGCTCGCCGTACGGCTGCGGGAACTTCCCGTCGGCGCGCACCTCGACGTGACACTGGACCCCACGGCCTCCGGCACCGGGGACGCCGTCTACTCGATAAGCGTCGACGTGGACGCGGACCGGGTGTTGTCCGCCCGCGCGGTCGGGAACGCAGCCCTGCCGGCGGGCTACCGGCTGGACCGGGGTGCGGTGGCGGACATGGTCGCGCTCGGTTGGTCTCCGCCCGGGGTGGTCGCCGGCTCCGGCGGTTCCTTCGGGCTGAACGCCACGACGGCCGAGTCGACCCAGGTCGCCACGCTGCTCTCCCGCACGCTGCGGGACGTCTACGGTGCTCCGCACCCGGCGTTCCTCGTCTACCTGGTGCACGACGCCGAGGGCGAGCCGCTGGCCGTGGAGCCGCTGGGCACCGCGCGCAGCGAGTTCGGTCCGGACGCCGACGTCGAGGCGGACCTTGAGGAGGCGTTGGCCGAGGCGGCCGCCGCGCAGGTCGAGCGGGACGACGTGCTCGACCTGGCAGACCGGGTCCGTACCGTGGTCTCCACGATGTTGAAGTCGGACACCGACCGGTTGCAGATCGACTCGGACGGCGACATCACCATCCGCGCCGGCTCGGCGATGGTCTTCGTTCGGGTGCGGGACAACCCGCCACTGGTGGACGTCTTCTCCCCGGTGCTCACCGAGGTGGAGCCGACCGAGCGGCTCTACGTGAAGCTCTCCGAACTGACGAACCGGATGCCGATCGGTCGCCTCTACTGCGCCGACGACACGGTCTGGGCGTCCATTCCGGTGTTCGGTCGCAACTTCCAGGCGACCCATCTGATGCTGGCGGTGCAGGTGATGACCGGCCTCGCCGACGAGTTGGACGACCGTCTGCACGGCGAGTTCGGCGGCAAGCGGTTCTTCGGTGAGGGTGACAAGCCGGTCCGACGCGACGAGTCGGAGCACCGCACCGGCATGTATCTCTGA